The genomic DNA GACCATCAGTTCGATGACTTCGACTTCCTTGAAATCACCGATATCCGGGACTTTGACTTCCACAATGCTCATAGCGTTTGCTCCGTATTCTCGTTATTGGGTCACCGGATTTGGCTTGTTCGGGTTCAGGCCATACTTCGCCACGGCCTGCTCGACCACGGCCAGGTCGATCTTGCCTTCGTCGGCCAGCGAGCGCAGTGCCGCCACCGTGATGTAGTAGCGGTTCACCTCGAAGAACTCGCGCAGCTTGGCGCGGCTGTCCGAGCGGCCGAAGCCGTCCGTGCCCAGCACCTTGTACGAGCGGCCTTTCGGCATGTACGGGCGAATCTGCTCGGCGAACAGGCGCATGTAGTCGGTCGTCGCCACGATCGGGCCCTGCGTGTTCTGCAGCAGGCCCGTCACGTACGGCACGCGCTGTTCCTTGGTCGGGTTGACGAGGTTCCAGCGCTCGGCATCCTGGCCTTCACGGGCGACCAGGGTCAGCGACGGCGCGGACCAGATGTCGGCGGCGATGCCCCAGTCTTTTTCCAGCAATTCGGCGGCGAAGATGGATTCGCGCAGGATCGTGCCGGAGCCGATCAGCTGCACGCGTTCCTTGGCGTCCTTGGAACCTTCCTGCAGCAGGTACATGCCCTTCAGGATGCCCTCTTCCTGGCCGGCTTTCAGGCCCGGATGCGCGTAGTTCTCGTTCATGATGGTGATGTAGTAGAACACGTCTTCCTGTTCCGTCACCATGCGGCGCAGGCCGTCATGAATGATGACCGCCAGCTCGTGGCCGAAGGTCGGGTCGTACGGCACGCAGTTCGGGATCGCGGCGGCGAACAGGTGGCTGTGGCCGTCCTCGTGCTGCAGGCCTTCGCCGTTCAGCGTGGTGCGGCCGGCGGTGCCGCCCATCATGAAGCCACGGGCGCGCATGTCGCCGGCGGCCCAGGCCAGGTCGCCGATCCGCTGCATGCCGAACATCGAGTAGTACGTGAAGAACGGGATCATCACGCGGTTGTTGGTCGAGTACGACGTCGCCGCGGCGATCCACGAGCTCATGCCGCCTGCCTCGTTGATGCCTTCCTGCAGGATCTGGCCGGCCTTGTCCTCGCGGTAGTACATGACCTGGTCTTTATCCACCGGCTCGTACAACTGGCCTTGCTGGTTGAAGATGCCGATCTGGCGGAACAGGCCTTCCATGCCGAAGGTACGCGATTCGTCGACCAGGATCGGCACGATGCGCTGGCCCAGGCTCTGGTCGCGCAGCAGCGCGGTGATGATACGCACGAACGACTGGGTGGTCGAAATCTCGCGGCCTTCCGGCGTGGCTTCCAGCACGGCCTTGAACGCGTCCAGCGGCGGCACCACCAGCGTTTCGTCGGCCTTCATGCGGCGCTGCGGCAGGTAGCCGCCCAGGGCCTTGCGGCGCTCGTGCAGGTACTTGATTTCCGGCGCGTCGTCGGATGGCTTGAAGAACGGGATCTCGGCCAGCTTGTCGTCCGGGATCGGGATGTTGAAGCGGTCGCGCATCTCGCGGATCGCCTCGTCGTCCAGCTTCTTGGTCTGGTGCGCCGTGTTGCGCGCCTCGCCGGACTTGCCCATGCCGAAGCCCTTGACGGTCTTCACCAGCAGCACGGTCGGGCGACCCTTGGCTTCCTGCGCCACCTTGAACGCGGCGTAGATCTTGTGCGGATCGTGGCCGCCACGGGTCAGGCGCCAGATGTCGTCGTCGCTCATGTTGGCGACCATTTCCAACAGCTTCGGATGCTTGCCGAAGAAGTGCTTGCGCACGTAGGCGCCATCCTTGGCCTTGTAGTTCTGGTATTCGCCGTCCACGGTTTCCATCATCACGCGCTGCAGGATGCCTTCCTTGTCCTTGGCCAGCAGCTCGTCCCAGCCCGGGCCCCAGATGACCTTCACCACGTTCCAGCCGGCGCCGCGGAAGTCCGCTTCCAGTTCCTGGATGATCTTGCCGTTGCCGCGTACCGGACCGTCCAGGCGCTGCAGGTTGCAGTTGACGACAATGACGAGGTTGTCCAGCTGCTCGCGCGCGGCCATGCCGATCGCGCCCATCGATTCCGGCTCGTCCATCTCGCCGTCGCCGCAGAAGGCCCACACCTTGCGGCCGTCGGTATTGGCGATGCCGCGCGCGTGCAGGTACTTCAGGAAGCGCGCCTGGTAGATCGCCATCAGCGGGCCCAGGCCCATCGACACGGTCGGGAACTGCCAGAAGTCCGGCATCAATTTCGGGTGCGGGTACGACGACAGGCCCTTGCCGTCCACTTCGCGGCGGAAGTTCAGCAGCTGCTCTTCGGTCAGGCGGCCTTCCAGGAAGGCGCGCGCGTAGATGCCGGGCGACGAGTGGCCCTGCAGGTACAGCAGGTCGCCGCCATGTTCTTCGGACGGGGCGCGCCAGAAGTGGTTGAAGCCGATGCCCAGCATGTTCGCCAGCGAGGCGAACGAGGACAGGTGACCACCCAGGTCGCCGTCGGCGCGGTTGGCCTTGACGACCATCGCCATCGCGTTCCAGCGCATCCAGGAGCGCAGGCGCTCCTCATATTCCAGGTTGCCCGGGCAGTGCGCGCCGACGTGGGCGGGAATCGTGTTGACGTAGGCGGTGTTGGCGGAGAACGGGATCAAGGCGCCGCGGCGGCGCGCCAGATCGACCATGCGCTCCATCAGGTAGTGCGCCCGCTCCGGTCCTTCGTTTTCCAGGACGGCTTCGAGCGCCTCCAGCCATTCCTTGGTTTCCTGTGCGTCCGGATCGTTGGCGGTTTGGGCCGTGACCTGGTCAAGTTGAGCTGACATGTATCTAGTCTCCTAAGTTTGAGTGAGCCCGGGCCGATCGCTGGGATCGTGCGGACGCATGGGGTGCCTGAATCGAAAGATTATTTACCAAGACTTTGGCGAAGTGTAGGAATTCTACAAGCATTTGCAGCGTTTTCAAAATGCGCAATGACTTTTCATATTATGGGATTTCCCTATGCAGAAATGGTGCAGTGCCGCATGGATGCGGGGTTTGCGGACGCCGGTGCGACTTCGCCGGTTCGATCCCCCGCCGTTTTATAATGTCGGTCTTTCATCCCACCTCAGCACACCATCATGCCAGCACAACTGATCGACGGAATCGCCCTCTCCCAACAACTGCGCGCCGAAATCGCTTCCCGCGCCGCCGCATTGACCGCCCGCGGCAAGCAGCCCGGCCTGGCCGTGATCCTGGTGGGCGAGGACCCGGCCAGCCAGGTCTACGTGCGCAACAAGGTCAAGGCGTGCGGCGATGTCGGCATCCACTCGGTGCTGGAAAAATACGATGCCGACCTGACGGAAGCGGCCCTGCTCGAGCGCATCGCGGCGCTGAACGCCGACCCGGCCATCCACGGCATCCTGGTGCAGATGCCGCTGCCCAAGCACATCAACCCGCACAAGGTAATCGAGGCGATCAGCACGTCGAAGGACGTGGACGGCTACTCCGTGCTGTCGGCCGGCGAACTGATGACGGGCCTGGACGGTTTCCGCCCTTGTACGCCATACGGCTGCATGAAGCTGATCGAGACCACGGGCATCGACCTGCGCGGCAAGCACGCCGTCGTGATCGGCCGCAGCAACACGGTGGGCAAGCCGATGGCCCTGCTGCTCTTGCAAGCCAATGCCACCGTCACCATCTGTCATAGTGCGACGCCGGATCTGGGCCTGTACACGCGCCAGGCCGACGTGATCGTGGCGGCGGTGGGCCGCCGCAACACGCTGACGGCCGACATGGTGAAGCCGGGTGCAATCGTGATCGATGTGGGCATGAATCGCGACGATAATGGCAAGCTGTGTGGTGACGTGGATTTTGCCGGCATCCGCGAAGTGGCCGCGCACATTACGCCGGTGCCGGGTGGCGTCGGCCCGATGACGATCACGATGTTGCTGATGAATACCATCGAATCGGCGGAGCGTTGATTCGACCAACTACTGGATAAACTATGACGACTGACAATCCCCTGCTGGACTTTAGCGGCCTGCCCCGTTTCGACGCGATCAGGCCCGAACACGTGACACCTGCCATCGACGAGCTGCTGGCCAAGAATCGCGCCGTGGTGACGCAGCTGGAGGCACCGGCCGACCAGGTGACATGGCAGACCTTCGTCACGCCGCTGGAGGACGCGACCGAGCAACTGGGCCGCGCCTGGGGGATCGTCAGCCACCTGAACAACGTCGTCGACACGCCCGAGCTGCGCGCCGTCTACAACGAGAACCTGCCGAAGGTGACGGAGTTCTGGACCGAGCTGTCGCAGAACGAGGCGCTGTTCGCCAAGTACAAGGCGCTCAAGGACAGCCCGGAGTTCGCATCCTTGTCGCCAGCCCGCAAGCGCATCGTCGAGAACGCGATCCGCGATTTCCGCATGGGCGGCGCCGAGCTGCCGCCGGCGCAGAAGGAACGCTTCGCCGAGATCCAGGAGCAGCACGCGGCCGTGTCCACGCGCTTCTCGGAAAACGTGCTGGACGCCACCAACGACTGGACCATGCTGGTCGAGAACGAGGGCGATCTGGCCGGCCTGCCGCAGGACGTCAAGCATGCGGCCAAGACGCTGGCCGAGAAGAACGGCAAGAGCGGCTGGCAATTCACGCTGCACTTCCCGTCGTACTACCCGATCCTGCAGTTCGCCGACAACCGCGCGCTGCGCGAGAAGGTGTACCGCGCCAACGCCACCAAGGCTTCCGAGCTGGGCGACGTGTTCAGTGAGCGCGACAAATGGGACAACGGCGCCAACATCGTCACCTTGCTGAAGCTGCGCGCGGAAGAAGCCCAGCTGCTGGGCTACAAGAACTTCGCCGAGGTCTCGCTGGTGCCGAAGATGGCGCAAAGCCCGGAACACGTGATCGAGTTCCTGGAAGACCTGGCCCGCCGCGCCCGCCCCTATGCGGAAAAAGACCTGCAGGAGCTGACGCAGTTCGCGCGCGAGCGCCTCGGCATGGACAAACTGGAGGCATGGGACCTGCCATACGCCTCCGAGAAGCTGCAGCAGCACCGCTACTCGTTCTCGGCCCACGAAGTGAAGCAGTACTTCCCCGAGCACAAGGTGATCGACGGCCTGTTCAAGCTGGTACAGAACCTGTTCTCCGTGACGATCACGCCCGACGACGCGCCGGTCTGGCACAAGGACGTGCGCTTCTTCCGCATCGAGCGCGACGGCCAGCTGGTCGGCCAGTTCTACCTGGACCTGTACGCGCGCCCCGGCAAGAACAGCGGCGCATGGATGGACGACGCGCGCAGCCGCCGCGTCGAGGCGGGGCGCCTGCAGACGCCGGTGGCCTACCTGACCTGCAATTTCACCGAGCCGGCCGTCGTCGACGGCAAGGTGCAGCCGTCGCTGTTCACGCACGACGAAGTCATCACGCTGTTCCATGAATTCGGCCACGGCCTGCACCACATGCTGACGACCGTCGAGGAACTGGGCGTGTCCGGCATCTCGGGTGTCGAGTGGGATGCGGTGGAGCTGCCGTCGCAGTTCATGGAAAACTTCTGCTGGGAGTGGGACGTGCTGTCGCACATGACGGCGCACGTGCAGACCGGCCAGCCGCTGCCGCGCGCGCTGTACGACAAGATGCTGGCGGCGAAGAACTTCCAGTCCGGCCTGCAGACCCTGCGCCAGGTCGAGTTCTCGCTGCTGGACATGCACCTGCATTACGACTACGACCCTGCCAGCGGCAAATCGGTACAGGACGTGATCGACGAGGTGCGCCGCAAGTTCGCCGTCATCGTTCCGCCGTCGTTCAACCGCTTCCAGAACTCGTTCGGCCACATCTTCGCCGGCGGCTACGCGGCCGGCTACTACAGCTACAAGTGGGCCGAGGTGCTGTCCGCCGATGCCTATGCCGCGTTCGAGGAAGCGGCCGCGCTGGAAGGCGGCAAGCTGGCCGTGCAGACGGGCGAGAAGTTCCTGCGCGAGATCCTGTCAGTGGGCGGCTCGCGCCCGGCGCTGGAATCGTTCACGGCCTTCCGCGGCCGCGAGCCGTCGATCGACGCACTGCTGCGCCACAGCGGCATGGCGGCCTGAGGCCCACGCCGAGCACGGCGCCATCCCGGCTGACGGCCGGCATGGCGCCGTTTTTGCGTCCGCTCGCGCTGGGTGTTGCATTTGGAAAATTACTGCCGTCAATCAACTCGCGGCGGTAGAACGAATTTAGAATAGACCCATGACCCGCATCGACTTCCACACCAACGTGCCCGACAAGATCGCCTATGCCTGCCGCCTGATCCGCAAGGCCTACGGCGCGCGCAACCGCATCGTCGTGATGACGGAGGACGCGGCCCAGCAGGCCGCGCTAGACACGGCGCTGTGGACGTTTTCCGGCCCCGACTTCCTGCCGCACGTGGCGGTCGACGATCCGCTGGCGCCGGATACGCCGATCGTGCTGACGCACAGCGACGAACCGGAGCTGCCCCAGGCCGACCTGCTGGTCAACCTGGCGCGGCGCGCGCCCGCGCAGTTCGAGAACTTTCCGCGCCTGATCGAGGTCATTTCGCTCGACGAGCATGACGCCGCCGCCGGGCGGCTGCGCTTCGTCGCCTACAAACGGCAGGATTACCAGCCCACTCACCTCAGCATAGGAAAATCATGAACCAGGCCGCTCCGTTCGATGCCAGCATTCCCGTGCTGACGGAAGTCGTCAGCACGCCCGTCACCTTGCCCGTGGCGCAAGCTCCAGCGCCGTTGCCCGACACGGGCAGCCTGGGCGCCGCCGAGTGGGAGCAGCTGGAGCGCCGTCTCAACGAGAAGATCCTGCAGCAACTGACGTCACGCGTCGACTTCGTGCTGGAGCAGCGCATCAAGGACAGCATGGCCGAGGTGCTGACGCACGCACTGCACGACCTGACCACGGAGATCCGCCACGGCCTGCACGAAACGATCGGCAAGATCGTCGCGCGCGCGGTACAGCAGGAAATCGTCCATTTGCAGGCAAAAAAGGGCTGAACGGCGCCCTCGCGTGGTGCGCCCCGCCCTCTACCTGTGCGCAAGTGAAAAAAGCGCAAGCTGCGTCTTTGCCAATTGAAAATTTTGCTGTACCTTCTCGCTATGAAACGGCGTTCACGAGGCGCCGCCGACCCTAAATCATTGGAGAACGAGACATGCAAACGAAGTACGTCGTTGTTGCAGCCGCCGTGATGGCCGCTTTTGCCGGCACGGCATCCGCCCAGGAAGTGATCAAGATCGGCCACGTGGGCCCTGTTTCGGGCGCGCAGGCACACCTCGGCAAGGACAACGAGAACGGCGCCAACATGGCGATCGCGGACCTGAACGCCAAGGGCATCAAGATCGGCGGCAAGCCCGTCAAGTTCGTCCTGGTGCTGGAAGACGACGGCGCCGATCCGAAACAAGGCACGACGGTGGCGCAGAAGCTGGTCGACGCCAAGGTCAACGGCGTGATCGGCCACCTCAATTCGGGCACCACGGTGCCGGCGTCGCGCATCTACTATAATGCCGGCATCCCGCAGATTTCGCCGGCCTCGACGATCCCGACGTACACCAAGCAGAAGTTCAACACGGCCTTCCGCATCGTCGCCAACGACAACAAGCTGGGCGGCACGCTGGGCAAGTATGCCGTGACGAAGCTGGGTGCCAAGAAGATCGCCGTCATCGACGACCGCACGGCTTACGGCCAGGGCGTCGCGACGGAGTTCATCAAGGGCGCCAAGGGTCCGGGCGTGCAGATCGTCGACAAGCAGTTCACCAACGACAAGGCGACCGACTTCAACGCGATCCTGACCAGCATCAAGGCGAAGAACCCGGACCTGGTCTTCTTCGGCGGCATGGACGCCGTCGGTGGCCCGCTGCTGCGCCAGATGAAGGCGCTGGGCATCAACGCCAAGTTCATGGGCGGCGACGGCGTCTGCACGGATGCGCTGCCGCGCCTGGCCGGTACCGCCGCGGCGGACGGTGTCGTCACCTGCGCGGAAGCGGGCGGCGTGCCGCCGGAACTGCAGAAGAACATGGACGATTTCCGCGCCCGCTACAAGAAGCAGTACAACCAGGAAGTGCAGCTGTACGCGCCCTACGTGTACGACTCCGTGATGACGATGGCGCAGGCGATGCAGGATGCCGGGTCGAGCGATCCGAAGAAGTACCTGCCGTTCCTGGCGAAGGTGAAGTACCAGGGCGTGACGGGCCTGATCACGTTCGATGAATTCGGCGACATCCGCGACGGCGCGCTGACCCTGTTTACGTACCAGGGCGGCAAGAAGACGAAGATGGAAGTCGTCAAGTAAGGATAACAACGCGGGAGACAAACGCGAGCGGGCCGTCCGGTGAGGACGGCCCTTGTTTTTTCTGCGGCACCTTATGCGGTGGCCGCATACCGAATGGAGTAAAACGCATATGCAAACCAAGCTGATTCCCCTGGCCGCAGTGGTCGCCGCCATCGCCGGAGGCGCGCAGGCACAGGAAGTCGTCAAGATCGGCTACGTCGGCCCGATGTCGGGCCAGTCCGCCCACCTGGGCAAGGATACGCAAAACGGCACGCGCCTGGCGATCGAGGACCTGAACGCCAAGGGCTTCAAGATCGACGGCAAGCCCGTCAAGTTCGTGCTGGTGGCGGAAGACGACGCGGCCGATCCGAAACAGGCCACGTCGGCCGCGCAGAAGCTGGCGGACACGAAGGTCAACGGCGTGATCGGGCACCAGACCTCGGGCACTTCGATCCCCGCCTCGCGCATCTATTACAACGCGGGCATTCCGCAGATCTCGGCATCGGCCACCAGCCCGGTCTACACGCACCAGAAGTTCAACACGACGTTCCGCCTGGTCGCCAACGACAACAAGCTGGGCGCGACGCTGGGCCAGTACGCGGTGCAGAAGCTGGGGGCGAAGAAGATCGCCGTGATCGACGACCGCACGGCCTACGGCCAGGGCGTGGCCGACGAATTCGGCAAGGGCGCGCGCAAGGCGGGCGGCGTGCAGATCGTCGCGCGCGAGTTCACCAACGACAAGGCGACCGACTTCAACGCCATCCTGACCAATATCCGCTCGAAGAATCCGGACCTGGTCTTCTTCGGCGGCATGGACTCCGTCGGCGGCCCGCTGCTGCGCCAGATGAAGGCGCTGGGCATCAAGGGCAAGCTGATGGGCGGCGACGGCATCTGCACGGAAGCGATGCCGCGCCTGGCCGGCCCGACCGCCGGCGACGAGGCGATCGTCTGCGCGGAAGCGGGCGGCGTGGCGCCGGGCCAGCAGAAGAAGATGGAGGAATTCGCGGCGCGCTACAAGCAGCGCTACAACGAGAGCCTGCAGATCTACGCGCCGTACGCCTACGACGCCGTGATGACGATGGCGCAGGCGATGGCGGACGCCAAGTCGGCCGATCCGAAGAAGTACCTGCCCTACCTGGCCAAGGTGAAGTATGCCGGCATCACGGGCGACATCGCGTTCGACGCCTACGGCGACATCCGCGACGGCGCGCTGACCTTGTACACGTTCAAGGGCGGCAAGCGCACCCTGATCGAGGTGGTGAAGTAAACGCAAAAAGCCGGGCACTGCCCGGCTTTTTTGATTGGCTGCCGCTTACTTCTGCGCCAGCACCCATTTCACCAGCGTGCGCGCCTCGGCTTCGCTGACCTGCGGGTTGGCGGGCATCGGAATCGCGCCCCAGACGCCGGAGCCGCCCTTCATCACCTTCGCCACCAGCTTGTTCTCGGCATCCTTCTGGCCGGCGTATTTCGCCGCCACGTCCTTGTAGGCCGGGCCGACCAGCTTGTTCGCGACTGCATGGCAGGCCATGCAGTTCTTCGCCTTGGCCAGGTCGGCATTCGCCATTGCCGCTTGCGACACGAACGCCGAAGCCAGCACCGTTGCAATCATCATGGAACGTTTCATCGATTTCTCCAAAGTAATCTGCCGGTGATTCTACTCTTTCTGTACACCAGAGCAACCGCGGGCAGCTGATCCTACAACGGCCACGGATTCATGCGGGTTGACGGGCAAAATGTTACTGCATGTAAAGCCAGAATTCCGTAAGATGGCCGCAAAGGAGTCCGCCATGCCCATCATTCTTGTCATCGTTGCACTGTGCGCGCTGCGCTATTTCGAGGTCTGGCGCTTCGCCGACGTTTCGTGGTGGTGGATCGGCGGCCTCATGGTGTTCGCCTTCGTCTGGTTCGAGTTCATCGAACCGCTGCTGGGCCTGGACAAGCGCAAGGCGCACAGCGAGGACGAGCAGCGGCGCAAGGAGCGCGTCAAGAAGAACTTCGGCATCGGCAAGAAGAAATAACAACGGCCGAGCTCGTGTCCCACCGCGGGGTCAGTCACCAGAGTGAGACACGGGCTCAGCTTTCTAAGCTGACGAGCTCGTGTCCCGTTTTGGTGACTGACACCGCGGTGGGACACGAGCTCAGCCGTTTTGTCATCGTTGCACTGTGCGCCCTGCGCTATTTCGAGGTCTGGCGCTTCGCCGACGTTTCGTGGTGGTGGATCGGCGGCCTGATGGTGTTCGCCTTCGTCTGGTTCGAGTTCATCGAACCGCTGCTGGGCCTGGACAAGCGCAAGGCGCACAGCGAGGACGAGCAGCGGCGCAAGGCGCGCGTCAAGAAGAACTTCGGCATCGGCAAGAAGAAATAACAACGGCCGAGGCCGTGTCCCACCGCGGGGTCAGTCACCAGAGTGAGACACGGGCTCAGCTTTCTAAGCTGACGAGCTCGTGTCCCGTTTTGGTGACTGACACCGCGGTGGGACACGAGCTCGGCCGTTGGGCCGTTTTGCTTGGGTGGACGGTCAGCGCTTCAGCTGCGACAGGTCGCGCACCGCGCCGCGGTCGGCCGAGGTGGTCAGCGCCGCGTAGGCTTGCAGCGCCTGCGAGACGTAGCGCTCGCGGTTGACGGGCTTCCAGGCATCCGCGCCGCGTTCTTCCATCGCCGCACGGCGGTGTGCCAGCTCCTCGGCCGTGATGCGCAGGTTGATCGTGCGGTTGGGGATGTCGATCTCGATCGTGTCGCCCTCTTCCACCAGGCCGATCGCGCCGCCCTCGGCCGCTTCCGGCGAGGCGTGGCCGATCACCAGGCCCGACGAGCCGCCCGAGAAGCGGCCATCCGTGAACAGCGCGCAGGCCTTGCCCAGGCCCTTCGACTTGATGTAGGAGGTCGGGTACAGCATCTCCTGCATGCCCGGGCCGCCCTTCGGGCCTTCATAACGGATGACGACGACGTCGCCCTCGTGCACCGTGTCGCCCAGGATGCCGGTCACCGCATCGTCCTGGCTCTCGAACAGGCGCGCGCGGCCGGTGAACTTCAGGATGCTTTCGTCCACGCCGGCCGTCTTGACGATGCAGCCCTTCTCCGCGATGTTCCCGTACAGGACCGCCAGGCCGCCGTCCTGCGAATACGCATGCGCGCGGTCGCGGATGCAGCCGGCGCTGCGATCGAGGTCGTTGTCCTCATACCGTTCGGACTGCGAGAACGCCACCTGCGTCGGCACGCCGCCCGGCGCGGCGCGGAACAGCTGGTGCACGGCCGGGTCGTCGCTGCGGCGGATGTCGTATTTTTCGATCGCCTCGGCGATGGTCTTGCTGTGCACCGTCGGCAGCGAGGTGTCGAGCAGGCCGGCGCGCGCCAGCTCGCCCAGGATGGCGATGATGCCGCCGGCGCGGTGCACGTCCTCGATGTGGTACTTGTCCGTCATCGGCGCCACCTTGCACAGGCACGGCACGTGGCGCGAGATGCGGTCGATGTCGGCCATCGTGAAGTGGACTTCCGCTTCGTGCGCGGCCGCCAGCAGGTGCAGCACGGTGTTGGTGGAACCGCCCATCGACACGTCCAGCGTCATCGCGTTCTCGAACGCGGCCTTGGTGGCGATGGAGCGCGGCAGGATCGAATAATCGTCCTGTTCGTAATGACGCTTGGCCAGGTCGACGATCAGGCGGCCGGCACGCAGGAACAGCTCCTTGCGGTCGGCGTGCGTGGCGACGATCGTGCCGTTGCCCGGCAACGACAGGCCCAGCGCCTCCGTCAGGCAGTTCATCGAGTTGGCCGTGAACATGCCGGAGCACGAGCCGCACGTCGGGCAGGCGGAGCGTT from Pseudoduganella armeniaca includes the following:
- the aceE gene encoding pyruvate dehydrogenase (acetyl-transferring), homodimeric type, with translation MSAQLDQVTAQTANDPDAQETKEWLEALEAVLENEGPERAHYLMERMVDLARRRGALIPFSANTAYVNTIPAHVGAHCPGNLEYEERLRSWMRWNAMAMVVKANRADGDLGGHLSSFASLANMLGIGFNHFWRAPSEEHGGDLLYLQGHSSPGIYARAFLEGRLTEEQLLNFRREVDGKGLSSYPHPKLMPDFWQFPTVSMGLGPLMAIYQARFLKYLHARGIANTDGRKVWAFCGDGEMDEPESMGAIGMAAREQLDNLVIVVNCNLQRLDGPVRGNGKIIQELEADFRGAGWNVVKVIWGPGWDELLAKDKEGILQRVMMETVDGEYQNYKAKDGAYVRKHFFGKHPKLLEMVANMSDDDIWRLTRGGHDPHKIYAAFKVAQEAKGRPTVLLVKTVKGFGMGKSGEARNTAHQTKKLDDEAIREMRDRFNIPIPDDKLAEIPFFKPSDDAPEIKYLHERRKALGGYLPQRRMKADETLVVPPLDAFKAVLEATPEGREISTTQSFVRIITALLRDQSLGQRIVPILVDESRTFGMEGLFRQIGIFNQQGQLYEPVDKDQVMYYREDKAGQILQEGINEAGGMSSWIAAATSYSTNNRVMIPFFTYYSMFGMQRIGDLAWAAGDMRARGFMMGGTAGRTTLNGEGLQHEDGHSHLFAAAIPNCVPYDPTFGHELAVIIHDGLRRMVTEQEDVFYYITIMNENYAHPGLKAGQEEGILKGMYLLQEGSKDAKERVQLIGSGTILRESIFAAELLEKDWGIAADIWSAPSLTLVAREGQDAERWNLVNPTKEQRVPYVTGLLQNTQGPIVATTDYMRLFAEQIRPYMPKGRSYKVLGTDGFGRSDSRAKLREFFEVNRYYITVAALRSLADEGKIDLAVVEQAVAKYGLNPNKPNPVTQ
- the folD gene encoding bifunctional methylenetetrahydrofolate dehydrogenase/methenyltetrahydrofolate cyclohydrolase FolD, producing the protein MPAQLIDGIALSQQLRAEIASRAAALTARGKQPGLAVILVGEDPASQVYVRNKVKACGDVGIHSVLEKYDADLTEAALLERIAALNADPAIHGILVQMPLPKHINPHKVIEAISTSKDVDGYSVLSAGELMTGLDGFRPCTPYGCMKLIETTGIDLRGKHAVVIGRSNTVGKPMALLLLQANATVTICHSATPDLGLYTRQADVIVAAVGRRNTLTADMVKPGAIVIDVGMNRDDNGKLCGDVDFAGIREVAAHITPVPGGVGPMTITMLLMNTIESAER
- a CDS encoding M3 family metallopeptidase, with the protein product MTTDNPLLDFSGLPRFDAIRPEHVTPAIDELLAKNRAVVTQLEAPADQVTWQTFVTPLEDATEQLGRAWGIVSHLNNVVDTPELRAVYNENLPKVTEFWTELSQNEALFAKYKALKDSPEFASLSPARKRIVENAIRDFRMGGAELPPAQKERFAEIQEQHAAVSTRFSENVLDATNDWTMLVENEGDLAGLPQDVKHAAKTLAEKNGKSGWQFTLHFPSYYPILQFADNRALREKVYRANATKASELGDVFSERDKWDNGANIVTLLKLRAEEAQLLGYKNFAEVSLVPKMAQSPEHVIEFLEDLARRARPYAEKDLQELTQFARERLGMDKLEAWDLPYASEKLQQHRYSFSAHEVKQYFPEHKVIDGLFKLVQNLFSVTITPDDAPVWHKDVRFFRIERDGQLVGQFYLDLYARPGKNSGAWMDDARSRRVEAGRLQTPVAYLTCNFTEPAVVDGKVQPSLFTHDEVITLFHEFGHGLHHMLTTVEELGVSGISGVEWDAVELPSQFMENFCWEWDVLSHMTAHVQTGQPLPRALYDKMLAAKNFQSGLQTLRQVEFSLLDMHLHYDYDPASGKSVQDVIDEVRRKFAVIVPPSFNRFQNSFGHIFAGGYAAGYYSYKWAEVLSADAYAAFEEAAALEGGKLAVQTGEKFLREILSVGGSRPALESFTAFRGREPSIDALLRHSGMAA
- a CDS encoding DNA polymerase III subunit chi, whose translation is MTRIDFHTNVPDKIAYACRLIRKAYGARNRIVVMTEDAAQQAALDTALWTFSGPDFLPHVAVDDPLAPDTPIVLTHSDEPELPQADLLVNLARRAPAQFENFPRLIEVISLDEHDAAAGRLRFVAYKRQDYQPTHLSIGKS
- a CDS encoding branched-chain amino acid ABC transporter substrate-binding protein, which gives rise to MQTKYVVVAAAVMAAFAGTASAQEVIKIGHVGPVSGAQAHLGKDNENGANMAIADLNAKGIKIGGKPVKFVLVLEDDGADPKQGTTVAQKLVDAKVNGVIGHLNSGTTVPASRIYYNAGIPQISPASTIPTYTKQKFNTAFRIVANDNKLGGTLGKYAVTKLGAKKIAVIDDRTAYGQGVATEFIKGAKGPGVQIVDKQFTNDKATDFNAILTSIKAKNPDLVFFGGMDAVGGPLLRQMKALGINAKFMGGDGVCTDALPRLAGTAAADGVVTCAEAGGVPPELQKNMDDFRARYKKQYNQEVQLYAPYVYDSVMTMAQAMQDAGSSDPKKYLPFLAKVKYQGVTGLITFDEFGDIRDGALTLFTYQGGKKTKMEVVK
- a CDS encoding branched-chain amino acid ABC transporter substrate-binding protein, which produces MQTKLIPLAAVVAAIAGGAQAQEVVKIGYVGPMSGQSAHLGKDTQNGTRLAIEDLNAKGFKIDGKPVKFVLVAEDDAADPKQATSAAQKLADTKVNGVIGHQTSGTSIPASRIYYNAGIPQISASATSPVYTHQKFNTTFRLVANDNKLGATLGQYAVQKLGAKKIAVIDDRTAYGQGVADEFGKGARKAGGVQIVAREFTNDKATDFNAILTNIRSKNPDLVFFGGMDSVGGPLLRQMKALGIKGKLMGGDGICTEAMPRLAGPTAGDEAIVCAEAGGVAPGQQKKMEEFAARYKQRYNESLQIYAPYAYDAVMTMAQAMADAKSADPKKYLPYLAKVKYAGITGDIAFDAYGDIRDGALTLYTFKGGKRTLIEVVK
- a CDS encoding c-type cytochrome, yielding MKRSMMIATVLASAFVSQAAMANADLAKAKNCMACHAVANKLVGPAYKDVAAKYAGQKDAENKLVAKVMKGGSGVWGAIPMPANPQVSEAEARTLVKWVLAQK
- a CDS encoding TIGR04438 family Trp-rich protein, with translation MPIILVIVALCALRYFEVWRFADVSWWWIGGLMVFAFVWFEFIEPLLGLDKRKAHSEDEQRRKERVKKNFGIGKKK
- a CDS encoding TIGR04438 family Trp-rich protein translates to MTDTAVGHELSRFVIVALCALRYFEVWRFADVSWWWIGGLMVFAFVWFEFIEPLLGLDKRKAHSEDEQRRKARVKKNFGIGKKK